A window of the Brassica napus cultivar Da-Ae chromosome C5, Da-Ae, whole genome shotgun sequence genome harbors these coding sequences:
- the LOC106371898 gene encoding uncharacterized protein LOC106371898 isoform X12, with protein MRTPALLLLLAFVSIIPPSSGHGEWGILTEQNFSSQIRLHPHILLFVTAPWCGESRSLKNEITQLVQSDSEYDSLKLMVVYRNSEKVLAQAIGAANEITILYYHHAVPYHYRGKLRASNILSSLHPYLTSPPQELPLRHLKSPESLKAFLESSDKTLILFEFCGWTSTLLSELKRNVTEDNLWHGNFSKTVETDRVLKLRGKNNQKVAVADHAKWKLMCRLQSGFGRVPWLEDFSYVNDTAALQENDRANGGSGQTCNHEQFKQFSSFLSKLIAAAKEFSLPPERQKFGLITEKSLASPFTVGASDSWAAVLQLAGCPHCSKILKAGDDIQRLLKMENPIVSELEDNRQDHESSLPANKPSVILFVDRSSGSFETRRTSMKALCTFREVAAQHKASDIINWGNDIESENSVSQADEESGSVSLQKTARSFKTIKLENKVSFVIMDGDKHVALDTIASGMEGSSLQELLTNLVHRRKEKKLSSIAKDVGFRLLSDDVHIKILDALPSQAEVRPGKDTSSAEGSSESSLEPREGDVQNKVGMSSKEKDKMKPPESESSSQDDKEQVSTNRSEQLVMAETDKAGVYKTKNVEEEIKVLLNSESKEDLVDSFTGSFFFSDANYALLRGLTGDVKIPSAVIIDPALQQHYVLQDELAFSYSSLVDFLHGYLNGSLSPYTRSETTIHKPKEATVPPFVNLDFHEADSIPRITVNTFSHMVQAWNQSSGEKTPCPLCKDVLVLFSNSWCGFCQRMELAVREVYRSLKDCKAILLRESKNKHKSAETPTNGENLKSPLIYLMDCTLNDCSLILNSINQREVYPSVVFFPAERNKVILYEGETSVTDITEFLARHANNSRIIPTLSGKGRKNSNKLDQSSSAVNNEVKEKDVDKLVEVVVSNRDPPEREVTQDQKG; from the exons ATGAGAACTCCGGCGCTCCTCCTTCTCCTAGCCTTCGTATCCATCATTCCTCCGTCAAGCGGTCATGGCGAATGGGGTATCCTCACGGAGCAAAACTTCTCATCTCAGATCCGCCTCCACCCTCACATCCTCCTCTTCGTCACCGCTCCAT GGTGTGGCGAGTCAAGGTCCCTTAAGAATGAAATAACTCAGCTGGTTCAGAGTGATTCAGAGTATGACTCGTTGAAGTTGATGGTTGTGTACAGAAACTCAGAGAAGGTATTAGCACAAGCCATTGGTGCTGCCAACGAGATTACGATTCTGTACTATCACCATGCTGTGCCTTACCACTATCGTGGGAAACTCCGAGCCTCAAATATACTGTCGTCTCTTCATCCTTATCTGACTTCTCCTCCCCAAGAACTCCCTCTCAGACATTTGAAGTCTCCAGAGAGTTTGAAGGCTTTTCTTGAATCATCTGACAAGACTTTGATTCTGTTCGAATTTTGCGGATGGACTAGTACACTTCTCTCTGAGTTGAAGAGGAATGTCACTGAAGATAACCTTTGGCATG GAAACTTCTCCAAAACAGTTGAAACTGACCGAGTGCTGAAGTTAAGAGGAAAAAATAACCAGAAGGTGGCTG TAGCAGACCATGCAAAATGGAAATTGATGTGTAGACTCCAAAGCGGATTTGGTAGAGTTCCTTGGCTTGAGGATTTTAGCTATGTCAATGATACTGCTGCTTTGCAGGAGAATGACAGAGCGAACGGGGGTTCTGGACAGACATGTAACCATGAACAGTTCAAGCAATTCAGTTCATTCCTCTCGAAATTGATTGCCGCCGCAAAAGAGTTTTCCCTGCCTCCTGAAAGGCAAAAATTTGGTCTGATCACAGAAAAATCGCTGGCTTCACCATTTACTGTTGGAGCATCTGATTCGTGGGCAGCAGTCCTTCAGCTGGCAGGATGTCCACATTGTTCAAAGATTCTCAAGGCCGGAGATGACATTCAGAGACTCTTAAAGATGGAAAATCCCATAGTCTCAGAG CTGGAGGATAACAGGCAGGACCACGAGTCATCTTTGCCTGCAAATAAACCGTCGGTTATTCTTTTTGTGGATAGATCAAGTGGCTCCTTCGAAACTAGAAGGACGAGTATGAAAGCACTTTGTACTTTCAGGGAGGTGGCTGCACAACATAAAGCGTCTGACATAATAAACTGGGGGAATGATATTGAGTCTGAGAACTCCGTTAGCCAGGCTGATGAAGAATCGGGATCCGTGTCTCTTCAGAAAACTGCCCGAAGTTTTAAGACGATCAAGTTAGAGAATAAGGTCTCTTTTGTGATTATGGATGGGGATAAACATGTGGCCCTTGATACTATAGCTTCAGGAATGGAAGGCAGTTCCCTGCAGGAGCTACTGACAAACCTTGTTcacagaagaaaagaaaaaaagttaagcTCGATTGCTAAGGATGTTGGTTTCCGTCTATTATCTGATGATGTGCACATAAAAATACTGGATGCTTTACCATCACAAGCAGAAGTTAGACCTGGTAAAGACACGTCTTCAGCAGAAGGTTCCAGTGAAAGTTCTCTTGAGCCTAGAGAAGGAGATGTGCAGAACAAGGTCGGTATGAGTTCGAAAGAAAAGGACAAAATGAAACCTCCTGAAAGTGAATCATCCTCCCAAGATGATAAAGAGCAGGTTTCTACAAACCGAAGTGAACAATTAGTAATGGCGGAGACCGATAAGGCTGgggtttataaaacaaaaaatgttgaagaagagatcaagGTATTGTTGAACTCGGAATCGAAGGAAGATCTAGTTGATAGTTTCACgggttcattttttttctctgacGCAAACTATGCGCTGCTTAGAGGTCTAACTGGTGATGTAAAGATTCCATCAGCAGTAATAATTGATCCTGCTTTACAACAGCACTACGTCCTTCAAGATGAGTTAGCATTCAGCTATTCGTCGCTGGTCGACTTTCTTCATGGATATCTCAATGGAAGTCTATCACCTTATACACGGTCTGAAACCACTATTCACAAGCCTAAGGAAGCTACAGTTCCACCTTTTGTCAATCTGGATTTTCACGAGGCGGATTCTATTCCGCGTATCACAGTCAATACGTTCTCCCATATGGTTCAGGCATGGAATCAATCCAGTGGAGAGAAGACTCCCTGCCCTTTGTGCAAGGACGTTTTGGTCCTTTTTAGCAATAGCTGGTGTGGCTTTTGTCAGAGGATGGAGCTAGCTGTGCGTGAAGTATACCGATCACTAAAGGATTGTAAAGCGATTTTACTGAGAGAATCCAAGAACAAACATAAATCAG CAGAGACACCAACTAATGGTGAGAATCTAAAGTCTCCATTGATCTACTTAATGGACTGCACGTTGAATGATTGTAGCTTGATCCTAAACTCAATAAATCAG AGAGAAGTGTATCCTTCTGTGGTGTTCTTTCCAGCCGAGAGAAACAAAGTCATTTTATATGAAGGGGAGACGTCTGTAACTGACATAACAGAGTTTCTGGCTCGACATGCAAATAACTCTC GAATCATTCCTACTCTGTCtggaaaaggaagaaaaaactCAAACAAGCTCGACCAATCTTCATCAGCTGTAAACAATGAAGTGAAAGAGAAAGACGTGGATAAACTTGTTGAGGTCGTTGTAAGTAACAGAGATCCTCCTGAAAGAGAGGTAACGCAGGATCAG AAAGGCTAG